The Ictalurus punctatus breed USDA103 chromosome 9, Coco_2.0, whole genome shotgun sequence genome contains a region encoding:
- the fbxo34 gene encoding F-box only protein 34: MLLKPYPKPQDKELQQDGGQDGTGILVGQRRVLRTEWGFRQACSLMGSPGNGTVNRYPLSVISTNTLRCTTNNISTPPTRASGGFSHSWSHKSKTSSSVTTFTSSLVLLSSSTGMENEGSLGIYQGEDGEGSLDIWAVIKPGNTKEKIAIFTAQKCSHIAAGSSDKASEKEGITTDFRTISMKSKGCWDGEWSMAKRRKRSGNLDKSRCVTPPAQKSEFCTALFNSNKNSNAFSGIAGDIVKTDGEEGGKTISVVEMVAYLEQRASDHVDPKRPSLRSSSTITLSKGLSLLPPGDQVSKAPQLPDAHEEEESVRVLDMVAKLESQCLSRQSMRDGGDLSRNNSLRRRVGRVLLAGSEPYSAVLPSQAALPSLPQDKRADSHSEQVASDVDKPGAPPEACVPVLSEHFALRVRNVSEQETCVKVDTINSLYTLASSETHECIEEPLPGMLFFAQSPPQAPLEQRCSSISKHSSISQNTEDYSNDQKNEQRGAAPHKQALEPPFADVSFREENMDKLGDSHDLEQMEEEFGVNNRGLVPLRRLVSHEFLETRFKIQLLLEPQQYMAFLPHHIIVRIFSLLPTESLAALKCTCHYFKFIIESYGVRPADSRWVSDPRYKDDPCKQCKKRYGRGDVSLCRWHHKPYCQALPYGPGYWMCCRGAHKDTPGCNVGLHDNRWVPAFHSINMPIYKKSRDSEDV, from the coding sequence ATGCTCCTCAAGCCATACCCTAAGCCACAGGATAAAGAACTTCAGCAGGACGGGGGACAGGATGGCACAGGAATTCTTGTGGGTCAACGGAGAGTACTCAGAACTGAGTGGGGTTTTCGCCAAGCGTGCAGTCTCATGGGCTCGCCTGGCAACGGCACAGTTAACCGGTACCCCCTCAGTGTCATCTCCACCAATACTCTCCGTTGTACCACCAACAATATCAGTACCCCACCCACAAGAGCAAGTGGGGGTTTCTCCCACTCATGGAGCCATAAGAGCAAGACCTCTTCCTCTGTCACTACATTCACAAGCTCATTAGTGCTACTCTCCTCATCAACTGGCATGGAGAATGAAGGCTCACTAGGAATATACCAAGGAGAGGATGGAGAGGGATCGTTGGACATATGGGCAGTCATTAAGCCTGGGAACACCAAAGAAAAGATTGCAATATTTACTGCCCAGAAATGTAGTCACATTGCTGCAGGTAGCAGTGACAAAGCTTCTGAGAAAGAGGGGATTACAACAGATTTTCGGACAATATCAATGAAAAGCAAAGGTTGCTGGGATGGTGAATGGTCTATGGCAAAGCGAAGGAAGCGGTCTGGAAATCTTGACAAGTCAAGATGCGTTACTCCTCCTGCACAAAAGTCTGAATTCTGCACAGCACTTTTTAACTCCAACAAAAACTCAAATGCTTTCTCTGGTATAGCTGGGGACATTGTGAAGACAGATGGAGAAGAGGGTGGAAAAACGATCTCTGTGGTTGAAATGGTGGCATACCTGGAACAGAGAGCTAGCGATCATGTAGACCCAAAACGTCCATCATTGCGAAGCTCCAGCACAATTACTCTGTCCAAAGGTCTATCACTGCTTCCTCCAGGTGATCAGGTATCTAAAGCTCCACAGCTACCAGATGCCCATGAGGAAGAGGAATCCGTGCGAGTGCTGGACATGGTTGCCAAGTTGGAATCTCAGTGCCTCAGCAGACAAAGTATGAGAGATGGAGGAGACCTTTCGCGCAACAACAGCCTGCGGAGGAGGGTGGGACGTGTTTTGCTGGCAGGATCTGAACCATATTCTGCAGTCTTGCCAAGCCAGGCTGCATTGCCTAGCCTTCCTCAGGACAAGAGAGCTGACAGTCACTCAGAGCAAGTTGCTAGTGATGTAGATAAACCTGGAGCCCCACCAGAAGCCTGTGTGCCTGTGCTTTCAGAGCATTTTGCACTCCGAGTTAGGAATGTGAGTGAACAGGAGACGTGTGTTAAAGTAGACACAATAAATAGCCTGTACACTCTGGCCAGCTCAGAGACCCATGAGTGCATTGAAGAGCCTCTTCCAGGCATGCTGTTCTTTGCTCAGTCTCCCCCTCAGGCTCCTTTGGAGCAGAGATGTTCCTCTATTTCTAAGCATAGCTCCATATCACAAAATACAGAGGACTACTCTAATGACCAAAAGAATGAACAGAGAGGGGCAGCACCACACAAACAGGCATTGGAACCTCCTTTTGCTGATGTGTCTTTCAGAGAGGAGAACATGGATAAATTGGGGGACAGTCATGATTTGGAGCAAATGGAAGAAGAGTTCGGTGTAAATAATCGGGGTCTTGTGCCTTTACGTCGCCTAGTGTCTCATGAATTCTTGGAGACCCGCTTTAAGATTCAGCTCCTTCTGGAGCCCCAACAGTATATGGCATTTCTGCCCCATCACATCATTGTAAGGATCTTTAGTTTGCTGCCTACTGAAAGCCTGGCTGCCCTCAAGTGCACCTGTCATTACTTCAAGTTTATCATTGAGAGTTATGGTGTGCGTCCCGCTGACTCCCGTTGGGTCAGTGATCCGCGCTACAAAGACGATCCCTGCAAGCAGTGTAAGAAGCGCTATGGCCGTGGTGATGTGTCACTTTGTCGATGGCACCATAAGCCCTACTGCCAGGCATTGCCCTATGGCCCTGGCTACTGGATGTGCTGCAGGGGTGCCCATAAAGACACACCTGGTTGTAATGTGGGACTCCATGACAACCGGTGGGTCCCTGCCTTTCATAGTATCAATATGCCAATTTATAAAAAAAGCAGGGACAGTGAAGATGTGTAG